Proteins from a single region of Nomascus leucogenys isolate Asia chromosome 21, Asia_NLE_v1, whole genome shotgun sequence:
- the TIMP4 gene encoding metalloproteinase inhibitor 4: protein MPGSPRPAPSWVLLLRLLALLRPPGLGEACSCAPAHPQQHICHSTLVIRAKISSEKVVPASADPADTEKMLRYEIKQIKMFKGFEKVKDVRYIYTPFDSSLCGVKLEANSQKQYLLTGQVLSDGKVFIHLCNYIEPWEDLSLVQRESLNHHYHLNCGCQITTCYTVPCTILAPNECLWTDWLLERKLYGYQAQHYVCMKHVDGTCSWYRGHLPLRKEFVDIVQP from the exons ATGCCTGGGAGCCCTCGGCCCGCGCCGAGCTGGGTGCTGTTGCTGCGGCTGCTGGCGTTGCTGCGGCCCCCGGGGCTGGGTGAGGCATGCAGCTGCGCCCCGGCGCACCCTCAGCAGCACATCTGCCACTCGACACTTG TGATTCGGGCCAAAATCTCCAGTGAGAAGGTAGTTCCTGCCAGTGCAGACCCTGCTGACACTGAAAAAATGCTCCGGTATGAAATCAAACAGATAAAG ATGTTCAAAGGGTTTGAGAAAGTCAAGGATGTTCGGTATATCTATACGCCTTTTGACTCTTCCCTCTGTGGTGTGAAACTAGAAGCCAACAGCCAGAAGCAGTATCTCTTGACTG GTCAGGTCCTCAGTGATGGAAAAGTATTCATCCATCTGTGCAACTACATCGAGCCCTGGGAGGACCTGTCCTTGGTGCAGAGGGAAAGTCTGAATCATCACTACCATCTGAACTGTGGCTGCCAA ATCACCACCTGCTACACAGTACCCTGTACCATCTTGGCCCCTAACGAGTGCCTCTGGACAGACTGGCTGTTGGAACGAAAGCTCTATGGTTACCAGGCTCAGCATTATGTCTGTATGAAGCATGTTGATGGCACCTGCAGCTGGTACCGGGGCCACCTGCCTCTCAGGAAGGAGTTTGTTGACATCGTCCAGCCCTAG